In Candidatus Methylomirabilota bacterium, the sequence CAGACTCTCGGGCCGGTGATTCGTGAACGAGCGGGCCGCGCCGGCGTTATCGTTCCGCGCCGCGGCGCAACGGAGCCTTCAGCACCACCGAGCGATCAGACGACGTCCACGTGATCGTGCCCCCGCCGGCCGGGGACAATACGACAGTCGATTTGTTGGGCAGCACCGCCTGGATCGAGTCGCCGGCGATCTTCGGCTCGTAGACGCCGCCGGGGCTCCCGCTCGAGCGATACAGGAGGCGGACACCGCGCGGATCGGCCACGGGCGCGACGAGCACAAGCGAATCCCCGAGAAGCGCCCAGCGCAGACCAATCAGCGAGACGAGCGCCGCCGGGAGGGTCGACGGGTCCACGGCGAGGCTCGGCGCTTCCTCCCCGGGTCGCATCAGCAGCTCACGCACGACCTGCCAGTCATCGCCGGGCGTGGGACAGCTGAACCGGCCGGCGGGCAGCGTCGCCGCCGCGAGAAATTCCGCGAGACACAGACCGTAGCGGAGCGCGAAGCGGCCGCTCGCGCCGCCGCCGTGCCCGGTGATCTCGCTGGTCTCGTCGATCATCAGATAGGGGAGCTCGCGGCGCGCGAGGATCGGCTGCGCCCGCTCGCCGCGAGCGTTGTCCCCGAAGAGCGCATCGTTCTTCGGGAACACGAGCGCGAGCCGTCCGACCCGCGCGTGCTGGAGGATCTGCTCGACGGTGGTCGCGTCGAACCGGCCGTCCGCGCCGCGCGGGCGCACGCCCGGCGCGAGCGCGATCGCGGCGAAGACGCCCGGCGACGTGTCAATCGCTTCAAGCGTGACGTAGCCGCCGAACGACTGACCGGCCAGCACCACCTTGCGATAGCCAAACTTCCGCTGAGCCGCGGCCTCCTGCTGCGTCCGCTCGACGCTCCGGTTGAGTGGGCCTCCCGGCATCGTCTCCGCGAGGTGGTGACGCTTCAGCATGATGACGTCCCAGCCACGCGCCTGAAGCAGCCGGAAGGCCGGCGGCGCCGGCGCCCGCCACGACGGATTCGTGCCCGAGATTCCGTGGTTCCAGATGATGATGCCGTTCGCCCGGTCGGGGCCGGCCATCTCGAGGTCACAGAACGCCCGCTCGATCCAGTAGAACCGGTTGCCGGGCTCCTGGCTGCACCCAAGCTCCGCATACGTGGGCTGCGCGGCGGCAGGAGCGCCGAGCAGCAGGAACAACGCAGCAAGCGAGGGAAGCCAAGCTGATCGATGGGCTCGAATACCGCTCGCCTCAGGCATCTCAGGCTCTCCCGTTGAGGCGTTGCTGGCTCTCGCAGCAGTCGGGGTCAGGTCTTGCAATCCGACATCAGGTCCTGGCAGATGATCGCCCGCCGCAGCGAAGTCCGGCGGGCAATGTATGAATGCAAGACCTGACCCCGATTTACTTTCCCCTAAACCGGAGCTCGTTGAGCGTGAAGACGTAGTCCTTCGCGCCCTCCGGCTTGTGGCACTCGAAGCAGGGTTTGGTGTCCACATTCTGCCGCTGGCCGTCGGAGGCGAACCGCGCGTACTCCCACTCGCCGTTCCGGAGGCTGTCCGGGTATTCGGCGCCCCAGCCCGCGTCCTTCTCCATGACGAAGACCCCCACCAAGTTGCCCTTGACGAGCCGGCCGTCGGGCCCTCTCAGCAGCGCGCCCTTGTCGTCCACCTTGGCCTGGTAGACCTCCATGCTCAGCACGCTCCCGCTGGGCAACGGCCGGCCTGACCCTCCCGGACCGCCGCGGCATTGGCGTAGACCTCGCGCACCGTTTTGTTGTCGGAACGATCCACCTTAGCGTAGAGGCGTCCCTCCGTGTAGCCGGCGGGGAAGGCGACCTTCTCGGGGCCGGCGAAGCTCACGGCCGCGCCGAGCAGCAAGGCAGCAGAAAGACAGGCGAACCATCGTCGGTGCAAGTGGCGGCCCCGCGCCCGGGCCCGCATCCTACCGGATTCCGCGAGACTCATCAGGCGTGAAGGTCGGTACGGGCGGCCCACCTTCGGTGGGCTTGAACACGAGCCGGACGCGCTGGCCGATCCGGATGGCGTCGAGATCGCAGTCGACGAGGTTGGTCATCATCGTCACGCCCTCGTCGAGCGTCACGTACGCGATGGCGTAGGGCACCTCCGCCCGTCGCATCACGCTGTAGGAGTAGATCGTGCCGCCGCCGGACGCCGGCTGCCACTCCGTCTCGCCGCTCCCGCAGAACGGGCAGTGCGCGCGAGGGTAATAGTGCACCTCCCCGCACGACCGGCAACGCTTGAGCAGCAGCCGTCCCTCGCCCGCCGCCTCCCAGAAGGGCTTCGTCTCGGGATTCGGCAGCGGGGCCGGAAACTTCCGCTCGGCGGAGGCCACCGCCTACTCCCTCTCCATGATCAGCGTGGCGCTGACGTGTCGCGTGCCGAGCGAGCCGCCGGTGCCGTGCGCCAGCGCGAGGCCACAATTCTTCACCTGGACCTTCGGGTGCGCCTCGCCGCGAAGCTGTCGCACGGCTTCGATCACCTTCGTCATGCCCCCGCGATTGGCCGGGTGGTTGTTGCAGAGACCGCCGCCGTCGGTGTTGAACGGCAGCTTGCCCGTGCCCGAAATGAGGTTGCCGTCGGCCACGAACTTGCCGCCCTGCCCTTTGGCGCAGAAGCCGAGATCCTCGAGCGTCATGAGCACGGTGATGGTGAAGCTGTCGTAGATCGACACGTACTTGATGTCGGCGGGGGTGACCGCGGCCTCGCCGAAGGCGGCCGGCCCCGACCACACCGCGCCCGAGTACGTGAGATCGACCTTGCCGCCCATCTGGTGCTTCGGCGCCTCGCCCGCGCCCCGGACCTTGACGCGCGGCCGCGACAGCCGCTTGGCCACGTCGAGGCTCACGACCACGAGCGCGCCGCCGCCGTCGGTGATCACACAGCAATCGAGACGATGCAGCGGATCGGCGATCATGGGCGAGGCCACGACCTCCTCGACGGTCACGACGTCGCGCAGCAACGCATGCGGGTTGTGCTGGGCGTGGTGAGACGCCGCCACCTTGATCCAGGCGAGCTGCTGGCTCGTCGTCCCGTACTCGTACATGTGGCGCATGGCGCACATGGCGTACATGTTCACAACCGTGGGGCCGAAGGGGTACTCGAACTGGACGTCGGGTGCGGCGGCGCCGTAGTTGCGCGGCGCGGTGCCCGTCGCCATGCCCTCGGCGCGGGGCCGGCCGGCCAGCGTGATCAGCGCCACACTGCATTTCCCCGCCGCGATCGCCTCGGCGGCGTGCCCGACGTGGAGCACGTAGGACGAGCCGCCGGTCTCGGTGGCGTCGACGTGCCGCACCTTGAGCCCCATGTAGTCCACCAGGGAGAGCGGGCCGAGACCGGGCGCGTCGCCGGCGCAGAAATATCCGTCGACGTCCCGCTTGCTGAGCCCGGCATCCTCCAGCGCGCCCTTCGCGACTTCTGCGTGGAGCTGCGCCAGCGACTTGTCGTCGGCCTTGCGCGTGGGATGCTCGTAGATTCCGGCGATGTACGCCTTACCGCTGATAGTCATCGCGGGCAGAACCTACTTCGCCCAGGGGGCGCTTGTCAAACGACGGCGGAGGCGGGCTCCGCCGCCGAGGCCCGACGCGGGCTTCGTTCTAGGCGTCGACGCCGTGGGGCGGACGACCCGGAGAGGCGTCGCGCGCGACCGGCCCGACCGGTGCTCCGGCCAGCAGCTCGCGCAGCTCCTCGTCGGTGTGGCGCGCAGTGAAGTCGCGGAAGGTCTGCCCGTCGCGCCGCTCGGCGAGATACGCGTTGAGCAGCCGCTCGATCGCGGCGGGAACCTCGGTCGCGGCGGCGCGATAGCCGATGGGCCGCGCGGTGCGCTGGTGCTTCCCCAGGCTGCCGCCGACGCAGAAGTAATAGGCGTCGACCATCGTCCCCTCGACCTTCGTCTTCTTGCCCTCGATCCCGATGTCCGCGATCCAGTGCTGGCCGCAGCTATTCGGGCAGCCGGTGACGTTGATCTTGAGGTGCTGGTCGAAGCCCGGCATCCGCGTCTCCATCTCCTCCACGAGCCACCGCGCAAACCCCTTGGTCTCGGTGAGCGCGAGCTTGCAGAACTCCGTCCCCGTGCACGCGACGGTGCCGCGCCAGAAGGGCGAGGCCTCGACCTTGAATCCCGCCGCGGCGAGCTCGCGGGCCAGCTCGGCGGCGCGCTCCTGACGCACGTTGAGGATCACGAGGTTCTGCATCGTGGTCGTGCGCAGCTCGCCGCTGCCGTAGCGGTCGGCGAGGTCGGCGACGGCGCGCATCTGGTCGACGGTCAGGCGGCCGCGCAGCACCGAGATCCCCGCGTAGACGTAGCCCGCCTGCTTCTGCGGATGAATGCCGACGTGGTCCCGGTACACGTCGTCCGGCGGCTCGGCGAACACGCCGGGATCGAGCGAGAAGCCGATGCGCCGCTCGAGCTCGGACTTGAAACGCTCGGCAGTCCAGCCGTGCTGGAGGAAGAGGAACTTCAGCCGCGCTTTCTCGCGGTCGTGGCGAAGCACGTCGCTCCCGAGAAAGATCTCGGTGATCCCGCGGACAACGGGCAGCACCTGCGCCGCATGGATGAACGCGTCGAGGGGCACGGCGAGGTGCGGCTGGGTCGAGAGCCCGCCGGCCACGCGGACGGCGAATCCCACTTCGCCGGTCGCCGGGTGGCGCACGGGCGTCAGCCCGACGTCGTTGATTTCGGGATACGAGCACCAGGCCTTGCAGCCCGTGATCGTGATCTTGTACTTGCGGGGCGCGTTGTAGAAGTCGGGGTTGCCATTGAGCATCCGGTTGACGGCCTGGACCAGCGGCCCGGCGTCGATCATCTCGTCAGCGTCCACGCCCGCCAGCGGGCAGCCCGTGATGTTGCGGGTGACGTCACCGCAGGTGCCCATCGTGGTGAGCCCCACCCGCCAGAGGCTCTCGAGCAGGTCAGGCATCACCTCGACCGGCATCCAGTGGAGCTGGATGTTCTCGCGCACGGTGATGTCAGCCACGCCGCGGGCGCTGCGCTCGGCGAAGCCGGCGATCACGCGAAGCTGGTGCGAGAAGAGCTGGCCGTTCGGGATGCGGATCCGGACCATGAAGTAGGGCACGGCCTTGCCCTCGCCCCCTTTGCCGCCGACCGCCCCGATGCCGTCGCCCTGCGTGTAGACGCCCCACCAGCGGAAGTACGTGTTGAGCCACGCGGCCGGTATCGATTGATAGCCCTCGCGCGCGAAGCGGCGGATCTCCTCGAGGTGCTCCCAGGGATTGATCTCGCGCTTGAGACGCTCCGCCCGCTGGGCCTTCGTCTCCTTTGGGGCCGCGGGCGCTGGCGGCGTCACAGGCAAAGCGGGCGGCGCCTCGGCAGGCACCGCGGCCGGCGCGGCGGCGACGTCCGTCCCTCGCACCCAGTTGCGGAGGATCTCCGCGACCTCGGGACGGGCGAATTCCGTGGGGACGAGCTCGCCGCGGCCGAGCAGCTCGCGTACCACCGCGCCGCTCAGCCCCATGCGGTCCTGCGGTCCGTGGGGGCAGGTCTTGGGCGAGGTCAGGGCCTCGCAGCGCCGGCAGTAGAAGGTCTCATCGAAGAAGAGCGGCGTGATGCCCAACTCGTCCGGCGCGAAGGCGCGGAAGGCCTCGTCGACGCCGATCGGCGTGAAGTCATGCTCGACGGCAGCGTACTCGCGTCCGACGATGAAATGCGTGCATCCGTAGTTCTTCCGGACGAGGGCGTGGAAGACGGTCTCGCGGGCGCCGGCATAGCGCATCGCGCCCGGGAAGACGGCGAGAACGACGCGGTCCCGCGGGTAGTACTGCTCCACCAGGACTTGAGAGCAGCGGACGCGCACCTGCGACGGCAGCTCGTCGAGCTTGGTCTGGCCCACGAGCGGGTGGATGAAGAGGCCGTCGAGGGGCTCCAGCGCGCACTTCTGGATGTATTCATGCGCGCGGTGCATCGGCTGCTGGCTCTGGAAGCCGATCACGGTCCGCCAGTCCAGCTCGCGGAAGCGCGCGCGGGCGTCCGCGGGATCCAAGCGGTACGGCTCGAAGCCTCGAAGAGGCGGCCGCGCGAGCAGATCAACCTTGCCCGCGAGGAGCACATCGCCGCGGTTCAGCTGGTAGGCGGCGCCGGGATGTCGCGCGTCGTCGGTGCCGTAGACGAGGCGCGCTTCCTCGCGGCCGTCGTAGGGAAAGCGCTCCTCGAGGCGGAGGATCGCGATCGGTTCTTCCCACGGCGTGACGAGCGCGACGTCCTCACCCTCGCGCAGGGCGTCGGCCGCGGCCTTGCGAACGGCGAGCGTGATGGGCACCGTCCACGGCAGCCCGTTCGCCAGACGCATGTCGCGGAGAACGCCGCGATAGTCGGCCTCGCCCATGAAGCCTTCGAGCGGACTGTAGGCGCCGACAGCGAGCAGCTCGACGTCGGACATTGTACGGGCGTTGAGCGCGATCCGCGTGAGCGTCCGGGTGCGGTCACGCGCATCCGTCAGCGCGGCGTCACGCAGGACCCGGTCGACCAACCGGCCACCGTGAGCGGGAACCTCGACTAAGCCGTCCTTAATGGCGGGCATAGGGTGGTAACTTACAATTATCGATCGGCAAAGTCAAGAAACTATTTTTACATACGGCTAATGTATTTACAGCACAACCGCCTGCCTCCCGTTCCAAGGCAGACGCCGTCCTGTGCACTCGCTCACCTCGCGGGCATAACTCCCGGCGAGTGCCTTCCGGATACGGGCAGCGTTTCAGCACCCGCCACTCCTGGTTTATGCAAGTGCCCGATTCTACAGTCCTCCCAGGCTGGCATAGCTCCTGCCTGACAGACAGCAAGATTGAGTCGTCGGAGCGGCAACGGGCTGGAATACGAACGGAGGGAACGGGCTATGGAACTGGAAACGGTGATGGGTTATCTGGTGGCGCTCGCTCTTCCCCTGTGGCTCCTGGTGGAGCAGGTCATGCACTGGGAGTGGTCATCGAAGCAGCCCGCGAAGCGGTTCGAATTGGGAAAGCTCTCCGGCAAGCCCGCGTAGCGCGGACAGACATCGACGCCACAAGGCGACCGCGAGGATCCAGCTAGGGCGTAATCCGGTAGACGCGGCGGACGTTGTCCCAGAGCATCTTTCGTTTGACGCCCTCGTCGATGCCGCGGAACTGCTCGTCTATGGCTTTCTGCGAGAACGGCCACGTGCCGTCGCGGTGCGGGTAGTCCGAGCCCCACATCACGTTGTCGGGCGCGATCTCGGCCATGGCCCGCACGCCGTGGAAATCCTTCTGAAAGGTGGCGTAGATCTGCCGCTTGAAGTACGCGCTGGGCGGCAGCGACAGCTTGAGGTCGTCGGCCAGGCGCTCCTCGTACGTGTCGTCCATGCGCTCGAGGAGATAGGGCAGCCACCCAATGCCGCTCTCGCCCAGGACGAGGCGGAGGCGCGGGTGACGCTCGCACACGCCCGAGAGGATCACGGACGCCAGGATCTCGTCCATCTGGCCGGGCGCGACCACGACCCATGCGCCCGTGCAGGCCGGGTTCTTGATGCCCTGGATCTCGTAGCCCACGGTGGCGCCGCCGCCCTCGAAGACGTGGAAGGAGATGACGAGGTCGGCCTCTTCGGCGGCCGTCCACATCGGCTCCCACATCTCGTGCCACACGGGGAACTTGCATCCCCACGGCACGAAGACCGCGCCGCGAAGGCCGAGCTCGGCGCAGCGCCGCGCCTCGGCGGCCGCGGCTTGGGCATCGTGGTTCGGCAGGCAGCCGAGCCCGAAGTAGCGCCCGGGGGCCGAGCGGCCGAACTCCGCGATCCAGTCGTTGTATGCGCGGTACACCGCCGTGAGCAGCTCGGGGTCGCTGATCCCCACGCCGAAGAGGCGCCGGGAGATGCCGATGATGCCGTAGATGATCTCGGCCTCGACGCCGTCGCGCTCCTGGTCCTGGCGCCGCGCCACCGTGTCCGAGGGGCGCGTGTGGCCGGACGTGAAGCCGTTGTCCGCGAGAATCTTGCCGCGCTTCCCCCCGGTCAACCCGGGGCCGTAGTAGCCGTAGCGCCCGAGCTCGTCGCCGCCGGTCATCCAGTACTTGGCGCCGTCGCGGTCGACCACTCGCGGCGCCCGCTCACGAAATTGCGCCGGCACGCGAGAGATGAAGGTGTCCGGAGGCAGGAAGGTCAGGTCCATGTGGCTGTCGGCCGATATTGCCTTGCCGGTCATGATCAGGACCTCCCGTCGGGCCCCGCCGGGCCGGACGCGCTACGGATGATTCGACGTGGTTCACTGTCCTCGGTCGAGAGGGCGAAATCTTAGCACGTGCGGGAGGGCTACTTCTTCGCGCTACTCTTCGCGGTCCGCGGGCACGCGCACCCACTTCTTCTTCGTGTCACGGTAGAACCACACCCCACCCGCGTCGTCGAGGGCATAGATCAGGTTCGCCTGCTGGGGGGCCATCGCCACGGCGATCTGGACGAACTGCGTCTTCGCTTGCGGGTCCATCTCATTCCTCCGTGAGCATGAAAGGTCTAGCGGGTCACGCCCTGCCTGGCCCGGCTGAGCCAGACGAGACCCAGGTCCTTCTCCGTCCAGCCGTGGGATCGCAGATGAGCGACCCACGCCTTGACCTGGACCGCTGAAATGATCTGCTCCGCCGGATCGACCTCGACCCGGTCGGGACACCGCTTGTCGATGACCGGTACTGCAGGTAGAGACGCAGGCACTGCGGCCATGTGAGCTCCCTTTGTCGACGGCAGCGCGCTCGAGCGGAAACAGGAGGTGCAGCTCGGTCGCGCGGACAGTACGTCCGGGGAACCGCTAGCGAGGTCCTGGGTGGGTGGCGGGGCGCTAAGGCCCGCCAGCCTCTTCCACGAAGAGATTTCTAGTATACAGGAAACCCAGCCGGCGGGGCCCAACCATGGGCTTCAGCCTGCGCGTCATCGGCCGTATAATCCGGAGCGACGACGTCACCGAGGGATCACAACCACAACCGGCGGTAGGACAGGAGCTTACGATGCGCACGTACTACGACATCCAGCTGGACGACCGCACCATCGAGAAGCGAGAGCTCGAGGGCGAGGCCGTAGTCAAGGCCGGCCGCTATCTCATCGCCAAGACCCTCCTCGGCCTCGGCGCGGCCACTGTGGATCCGCTGTCACCGCAAAACCCGCTCATCTTCTCGGCCGGCCCCTTCGCCGGCACGAGCTTCTCCAACGCCAACCGCACGAGCGTCGGCTGCAAGAGCCCGCTGACCGGCGGCGTCAAGGAGGCCAACGGCGGCGGCACGTTCAGTTACGGCCTCGGCCAACTGAAGATCGCCGGGTTTACGCTCCTCGGCGCGTCGCAGAGCTGGGTGGTCATCCACTTCAGGAAGGACGGCAGCATCGGGTTCGACGACGCCGCGCCGTACCTGGGCAAGGGCAACTTCGAAGCGAACGACATGCTCCACGCCAAGTACGGCAAGAAGGTCACGATCGCGCTCTGCGGCCCCGTCGGCGAGTACCAGGGCCTGCTGGGCGGCATCGCCTTCAGCGACAAGGACGGCCGTCCGGCGCGGCTGGCGGCGCGCGGCGGTGTCGGCGCGGTGATGGGATCGAAGAAGGTCAAGGCCATCGTGGTGGACCTCGACAAGATCCCGCCCTTCCACGAGCCCAAGAAGGTCAATGCCAGCATCAAGGAATACGCCAAGATGCTGCTGGCCGACGGCATCGTCCAGAACTTCTACGCCAAGGTCGGCACCATGGGCATGGCCGACGTCCAGAACCAGATGGGCGGCCTGCCGGTGCGCAACTTCAGCGCGGGGCGGCTGGCCGACGTCTCCGCCGGCGAGAAGTTCAAGATGGGCGGCGACTACATCGGCCAGCTCAACACGTCGCGCGGCGGCGAGCAGACGCATGCCTGCATGCCCGGCTGCGTCATCCAGTGCAGCAACGTGTACCACGACGCCAACGGCAAGGAAGTGGTCTCGCCTGTCGAGTACGAAACGCTGGGGCTTCTCGGCACCAACTGCGGTATCAGCGATCCTGATGACCTCGCCCAGCTCAACTACGTCGCCAACGATCTCGGCGTGGACACGATCGAGCTCGGCGCCACCCTGGCGGTCCTCATGGAGGCGGGGCTCGGCGTGTTCGGCGACGTGAAATTCATGGCCGACTGCCTCGTCGAGATCCGCAAGGGCACCGAGAAGGGGCGCCTGTGGGCGCAGGGCACGGCGCGCGTAGGGGAGCACTACAAGGTCAGCCGCGTGCCGGTCATCAAGAAGCAGGCCATCAGCGCGTACGATCCCCGCGTGGTCGAGGCCACGGGCATCTCGATGATGGCGACCGCGCAGGGCGCCGACCACACGTCCGGCAACCTCCCGCGTCTGAAGACGCGGGAGATGGACCTCGAATCGCTCCTGAGCCAGAGCCTTTTGCACCAGACGCGCGTGGCCGCCAATGACTCGCTGGGCCTCTGCATTTTCGGCATGAGCGTGACCAACCCGAACACCGAGTGGTTGACCAACGCCATCAACGCCGCTCACGGCACCACTCTCACGCCTGACTTCTTCGAAGCCCTGGGCCGCGACGCGCTGCGCCTGGAGAAGGAGTTCAACCGCCAGGCCGGCTTCACCGAGAAGGACGACGAGCTGCCCGCGTTCTTCTACACGGAGGCGCTGCCCCCGACCAACCACGTGGCGCGCTTCCACGGAGCCGACGTGCACCAGATGTACGATCGCCTGCCCGCGTGACCATGGTCGCCGTCATGTGGGTCGCCGCCGCGCTCGCGGGGCTCATCCATGTCCTGTTCTTCTGCATGGAGAGCCTGTGGTGGACAAAGCCGGCGGTGTACCGCCGCTTCCGCAGCACGGAGACGCAGGCGCAGACGACCAAGAGCCTCGCCTTCAACCAGGGCTTCTACAACCTGTTCCTTGCTGCGGGCGCCTTCGGCGGTCTGGCTCTCATCGCGG encodes:
- a CDS encoding alpha/beta fold hydrolase, yielding MPEASGIRAHRSAWLPSLAALFLLLGAPAAAQPTYAELGCSQEPGNRFYWIERAFCDLEMAGPDRANGIIIWNHGISGTNPSWRAPAPPAFRLLQARGWDVIMLKRHHLAETMPGGPLNRSVERTQQEAAAQRKFGYRKVVLAGQSFGGYVTLEAIDTSPGVFAAIALAPGVRPRGADGRFDATTVEQILQHARVGRLALVFPKNDALFGDNARGERAQPILARRELPYLMIDETSEITGHGGGASGRFALRYGLCLAEFLAAATLPAGRFSCPTPGDDWQVVRELLMRPGEEAPSLAVDPSTLPAALVSLIGLRWALLGDSLVLVAPVADPRGVRLLYRSSGSPGGVYEPKIAGDSIQAVLPNKSTVVLSPAGGGTITWTSSDRSVVLKAPLRRGAER
- a CDS encoding cytochrome P460 family protein codes for the protein MEVYQAKVDDKGALLRGPDGRLVKGNLVGVFVMEKDAGWGAEYPDSLRNGEWEYARFASDGQRQNVDTKPCFECHKPEGAKDYVFTLNELRFRGK
- a CDS encoding Zn-ribbon domain-containing OB-fold protein — translated: MASAERKFPAPLPNPETKPFWEAAGEGRLLLKRCRSCGEVHYYPRAHCPFCGSGETEWQPASGGGTIYSYSVMRRAEVPYAIAYVTLDEGVTMMTNLVDCDLDAIRIGQRVRLVFKPTEGGPPVPTFTPDESRGIR
- a CDS encoding thiolase domain-containing protein, with translation MTISGKAYIAGIYEHPTRKADDKSLAQLHAEVAKGALEDAGLSKRDVDGYFCAGDAPGLGPLSLVDYMGLKVRHVDATETGGSSYVLHVGHAAEAIAAGKCSVALITLAGRPRAEGMATGTAPRNYGAAAPDVQFEYPFGPTVVNMYAMCAMRHMYEYGTTSQQLAWIKVAASHHAQHNPHALLRDVVTVEEVVASPMIADPLHRLDCCVITDGGGALVVVSLDVAKRLSRPRVKVRGAGEAPKHQMGGKVDLTYSGAVWSGPAAFGEAAVTPADIKYVSIYDSFTITVLMTLEDLGFCAKGQGGKFVADGNLISGTGKLPFNTDGGGLCNNHPANRGGMTKVIEAVRQLRGEAHPKVQVKNCGLALAHGTGGSLGTRHVSATLIMERE
- the sat gene encoding sulfate adenylyltransferase is translated as MPAIKDGLVEVPAHGGRLVDRVLRDAALTDARDRTRTLTRIALNARTMSDVELLAVGAYSPLEGFMGEADYRGVLRDMRLANGLPWTVPITLAVRKAAADALREGEDVALVTPWEEPIAILRLEERFPYDGREEARLVYGTDDARHPGAAYQLNRGDVLLAGKVDLLARPPLRGFEPYRLDPADARARFRELDWRTVIGFQSQQPMHRAHEYIQKCALEPLDGLFIHPLVGQTKLDELPSQVRVRCSQVLVEQYYPRDRVVLAVFPGAMRYAGARETVFHALVRKNYGCTHFIVGREYAAVEHDFTPIGVDEAFRAFAPDELGITPLFFDETFYCRRCEALTSPKTCPHGPQDRMGLSGAVVRELLGRGELVPTEFARPEVAEILRNWVRGTDVAAAPAAVPAEAPPALPVTPPAPAAPKETKAQRAERLKREINPWEHLEEIRRFAREGYQSIPAAWLNTYFRWWGVYTQGDGIGAVGGKGGEGKAVPYFMVRIRIPNGQLFSHQLRVIAGFAERSARGVADITVRENIQLHWMPVEVMPDLLESLWRVGLTTMGTCGDVTRNITGCPLAGVDADEMIDAGPLVQAVNRMLNGNPDFYNAPRKYKITITGCKAWCSYPEINDVGLTPVRHPATGEVGFAVRVAGGLSTQPHLAVPLDAFIHAAQVLPVVRGITEIFLGSDVLRHDREKARLKFLFLQHGWTAERFKSELERRIGFSLDPGVFAEPPDDVYRDHVGIHPQKQAGYVYAGISVLRGRLTVDQMRAVADLADRYGSGELRTTTMQNLVILNVRQERAAELARELAAAGFKVEASPFWRGTVACTGTEFCKLALTETKGFARWLVEEMETRMPGFDQHLKINVTGCPNSCGQHWIADIGIEGKKTKVEGTMVDAYYFCVGGSLGKHQRTARPIGYRAAATEVPAAIERLLNAYLAERRDGQTFRDFTARHTDEELRELLAGAPVGPVARDASPGRPPHGVDA
- a CDS encoding amidohydrolase family protein, with translation MTGKAISADSHMDLTFLPPDTFISRVPAQFRERAPRVVDRDGAKYWMTGGDELGRYGYYGPGLTGGKRGKILADNGFTSGHTRPSDTVARRQDQERDGVEAEIIYGIIGISRRLFGVGISDPELLTAVYRAYNDWIAEFGRSAPGRYFGLGCLPNHDAQAAAAEARRCAELGLRGAVFVPWGCKFPVWHEMWEPMWTAAEEADLVISFHVFEGGGATVGYEIQGIKNPACTGAWVVVAPGQMDEILASVILSGVCERHPRLRLVLGESGIGWLPYLLERMDDTYEERLADDLKLSLPPSAYFKRQIYATFQKDFHGVRAMAEIAPDNVMWGSDYPHRDGTWPFSQKAIDEQFRGIDEGVKRKMLWDNVRRVYRITP
- a CDS encoding aldehyde ferredoxin oxidoreductase C-terminal domain-containing protein, encoding MRTYYDIQLDDRTIEKRELEGEAVVKAGRYLIAKTLLGLGAATVDPLSPQNPLIFSAGPFAGTSFSNANRTSVGCKSPLTGGVKEANGGGTFSYGLGQLKIAGFTLLGASQSWVVIHFRKDGSIGFDDAAPYLGKGNFEANDMLHAKYGKKVTIALCGPVGEYQGLLGGIAFSDKDGRPARLAARGGVGAVMGSKKVKAIVVDLDKIPPFHEPKKVNASIKEYAKMLLADGIVQNFYAKVGTMGMADVQNQMGGLPVRNFSAGRLADVSAGEKFKMGGDYIGQLNTSRGGEQTHACMPGCVIQCSNVYHDANGKEVVSPVEYETLGLLGTNCGISDPDDLAQLNYVANDLGVDTIELGATLAVLMEAGLGVFGDVKFMADCLVEIRKGTEKGRLWAQGTARVGEHYKVSRVPVIKKQAISAYDPRVVEATGISMMATAQGADHTSGNLPRLKTREMDLESLLSQSLLHQTRVAANDSLGLCIFGMSVTNPNTEWLTNAINAAHGTTLTPDFFEALGRDALRLEKEFNRQAGFTEKDDELPAFFYTEALPPTNHVARFHGADVHQMYDRLPA
- a CDS encoding DUF1304 domain-containing protein encodes the protein MVAVMWVAAALAGLIHVLFFCMESLWWTKPAVYRRFRSTETQAQTTKSLAFNQGFYNLFLAAGAFGGLALIAAGHRQAGMILVAWNCASMLAAAVVLAASSPQMMRGALIQGLPPLVFLLGAAYTRLG